In Sander vitreus isolate 19-12246 chromosome 7, sanVit1, whole genome shotgun sequence, a genomic segment contains:
- the LOC144520181 gene encoding L-rhamnose-binding lectin SML-like — translation MTVVSLERAVTCGSDGNVQRLRCDDGVISVQTALYGRADAVTCSEGRPRGQLANTHCSQAGTVDVVKKRCDGKRECELNINVFYTSDPCKRTYKYLDTTYTCLPAIHLDACEGSLAQLQCDEGQVIAVYGADYGRRDQTTCIYQRPLTQIQNISCSSPTGKVADSCDGKNSCTIAASNSVFGNPCIGTYKYLKVVYACNCDHPATTPLP, via the exons ATGACAG TAGTCTCCCTAGAGAGAGCTGTCACCTGTGGCAGCGACGGGAATGTCCAGCGCCTGAGATGTG ATGACGGAGTGATCAGTGTGCAGACAGCACTGTATGGACGTGCAGACGCTGTGACCTGCAGTGAGGGAAGACCTCGGGGACAGCTCGCCAATACACACTGCTCTCAAGCGGGCACAGTGGACGTCGTCAAGAAAAG GTGTGATGGCAAGAGGGAGTGTGAACTAAACATCAATGTTTTTTATACCTCTGATCCCTGCAAGCGCACCTACAAATACCTGGACACCACCTACACCTGCCTCCCAGCAA TTCACCTTGATGCCTGTGAGGGCTCTTTGGCACAACTCCAGTGTG ATGAAGGACAGGTTATAGCTGTGTATGGTGCCGACTATGGACGTAGAGACCAGACCACCTGCATTTACCAACGGCCTCTCACTCAAATTCAAAATATCTCCTGCTCAAGCCCCACAGGCAAAGTTGCTGACAG CTGTGATGGGAAAAACAGCTGTACCATTGCAGCGAGCAACTCTGTGTTTGGAAACCCCTGCATCGGCACCTACAAGTACCTGAAGGTGGTTTACGCTTGTAACTGTGACC ATCCTGCGACCACTCCGCTTCCATAG